A DNA window from Luteolibacter luteus contains the following coding sequences:
- a CDS encoding sialate O-acetylesterase, whose product MRALLRLALAICLVATAWAKPTLFIIGDSTVRNQTGGQRGWGDPLVSRFDPASIEVINRAIGGRSSRTFLTEGRWDAVLANLRAGDFVVMQFGHNDGGALNDDRCRASIKGNGDESEDIVRKTDQKPETVHSYGWYMRKYIADTKAKGATPIVVSLIPRNIWKDGKIGRAGDSYAGWAKEAAAQGGATFVDFNSILSDRYEALGIEKTGLLFAGSDHTHTCAAGADFNAGVLATALRDTTLSPYLLPADLWLPQIFSNHMVLQRDTANPLWGSTTPGTGVTASIAGQTVKTIADADGKFRLDLPALPAGGPHVLEVKAAGSRKFEDVLVGEVWLCSGQSNMDFTLAPTDKRYFAGTANWQQEVAAAEHPQLRMFTAEWAMREDPQPELEGQWKPCSPEAAPDFSAVAYFFGRKLQEDLGVPVGLITCAYGASTAEAWISKEKLDQVSSLKKLQDDFRKKFIAYRDDPKPFENYGRGMTRWLAAGKKGRAPKHPDPIQDQHNPAVLFNGMISPVATYGIRGAIWYQGESNVGTRQLYPALQEALIADWRGRWGRGDFPFYFVQLASHKAAVTEPANSSLASMREAQASSLSHPNTGMAVTLDIGDEKDVHPRNKQDVGARLARLALAGTYGRKMEACGPVFKMAEIEDGRVRLHFDHIAKGLEARGGALKHFAVSGDDRKFTWATAEIDGETVIVFSPSVPRPAYVRYAWADNPAEANLFNSEGLPAAPFRTDP is encoded by the coding sequence ATGCGCGCCCTTCTCCGCCTCGCTCTCGCCATCTGCCTCGTCGCAACCGCTTGGGCGAAACCCACCCTTTTCATTATCGGTGACTCCACTGTCCGCAACCAAACCGGCGGGCAGCGCGGCTGGGGAGATCCGCTGGTTTCCCGGTTCGACCCCGCCTCGATCGAGGTCATCAACCGCGCCATCGGCGGGCGCAGCAGCCGCACCTTCCTGACAGAGGGACGCTGGGATGCCGTCCTCGCGAATCTCAGAGCAGGTGATTTCGTCGTGATGCAGTTCGGTCATAATGACGGTGGAGCACTCAATGACGACCGCTGCCGTGCCTCGATCAAAGGCAATGGCGATGAGAGCGAGGACATCGTCCGCAAGACCGATCAGAAGCCCGAGACCGTCCACAGCTACGGTTGGTACATGCGCAAGTACATCGCCGATACCAAGGCGAAGGGCGCTACTCCAATCGTCGTCTCCTTGATCCCGCGGAACATCTGGAAGGATGGCAAGATCGGCCGTGCCGGAGACAGCTACGCGGGCTGGGCAAAGGAGGCCGCAGCCCAAGGCGGAGCCACCTTCGTCGATTTCAACTCCATCCTCTCCGATCGCTACGAAGCACTGGGCATCGAGAAGACCGGACTGCTTTTCGCAGGAAGCGATCACACCCACACCTGCGCGGCAGGAGCGGACTTCAACGCCGGGGTCCTCGCCACCGCCCTGCGGGATACGACTCTCTCTCCCTACCTCCTCCCGGCAGATCTCTGGCTGCCGCAAATCTTCTCGAACCACATGGTGCTCCAGCGGGACACCGCGAATCCGCTCTGGGGCAGCACCACTCCCGGCACCGGGGTCACCGCCAGTATCGCGGGCCAAACCGTGAAGACGATTGCCGATGCCGACGGAAAATTCCGCCTCGATCTCCCGGCGCTTCCTGCCGGCGGGCCCCATGTTCTCGAAGTAAAAGCCGCCGGCAGCCGCAAGTTCGAGGACGTGCTGGTCGGCGAGGTCTGGCTCTGTTCGGGCCAGTCGAACATGGACTTCACGCTCGCCCCTACCGACAAACGTTACTTCGCAGGCACCGCGAATTGGCAGCAGGAAGTCGCAGCCGCAGAACACCCGCAACTCCGCATGTTCACCGCAGAGTGGGCCATGCGAGAGGACCCGCAGCCCGAACTCGAAGGCCAGTGGAAGCCCTGCTCTCCGGAAGCCGCGCCGGACTTCTCCGCGGTGGCTTACTTCTTCGGCAGGAAGCTTCAGGAAGACCTCGGCGTGCCCGTTGGACTGATCACCTGCGCCTATGGCGCGAGCACAGCCGAAGCATGGATCAGCAAGGAGAAGCTCGATCAGGTCAGCTCGCTGAAAAAGCTCCAGGATGATTTCCGCAAGAAGTTCATCGCCTACCGTGATGACCCAAAACCCTTCGAGAATTACGGCCGAGGCATGACAAGGTGGCTCGCCGCCGGAAAAAAGGGCCGCGCCCCCAAGCACCCGGATCCGATTCAGGACCAGCACAACCCCGCCGTGCTCTTCAACGGCATGATCTCACCGGTGGCCACCTACGGCATCCGTGGCGCGATCTGGTATCAGGGCGAATCGAATGTCGGCACGCGCCAGCTTTATCCCGCCCTACAGGAAGCCCTGATCGCGGACTGGCGAGGACGATGGGGCCGCGGGGATTTCCCCTTTTACTTCGTTCAGCTCGCCTCACACAAAGCCGCTGTGACCGAGCCTGCCAACAGCAGCCTCGCCAGCATGCGCGAAGCTCAGGCCAGTTCACTTTCGCACCCCAATACCGGCATGGCCGTCACGCTCGACATCGGTGACGAGAAGGACGTTCACCCTCGCAACAAGCAGGACGTCGGGGCACGCCTCGCCCGCCTGGCACTGGCAGGCACCTACGGGAGAAAGATGGAGGCATGCGGCCCGGTCTTCAAAATGGCGGAGATCGAGGACGGCCGGGTGCGTCTCCATTTCGATCACATCGCGAAGGGTCTCGAGGCAAGGGGCGGAGCCTTGAAGCATTTTGCCGTCTCCGGCGACGACCGTAAATTCACTTGGGCGACCGCCGAGATCGATGGCGAAACCGTAATCGTTTTCAGCCCTTCGGTCCCTCGTCCCGCCTACGTCCGTTACGCGTGGGCGGACAATCCAGCAGAGGCAAACCTCTTCAATTCCGAAGGCCTCCCAGCCGCGCCTTTCCGCACCGATCCGTAA
- a CDS encoding glycosyl hydrolase: MKPILLTLLCLSPLARANDTLWPEPTFESKPWTRWWWLGSGVDQKNLTIQLQQFRDAGIGGVEICPIYGAKGYEDRDLTFLSTEWTAAYAHTAHETARLGMGVDLTTGTGWPFGAPWVAEADASASLENVKAKATGGSPISLKLPKGEVKIFSAWPETGEPVDLRGQVKDGRLEWTPPAGTWRLHGIIAKHGIQKVKRAAPGGAGWVLDPFSPQSIGNYLKPFDEALDRDNVPEPRAHFHDSFEYYGAAWTDDLFTRFRGHCGYDLADQLPAFQGEGDSETVARVRADYRATLSELHREYLAKWHDWAKARGSLTRNQAHGSPGNLLDHYAVADIPETEIFRHVGEEQIPMLQFASSAAHVTGRKLVSAETFTWLGEHFQVTPAQLKEAADFVWLGGVNHILFHGIPFTPEDAPWPGWLFYASTHMGPNGGLWKDLPTFNGYIARCQTALQSGKPDSDVLLYFPVQDLWHDGADGLPLFTVHNQDKWLHPTGFYRSAMEMWNHGIACDFVSDRLLEEARVKDQKIELGGNTYKALVVPDTKFMAPATAKRLLDLTAKGVVVIFTSPPPSEAPGYGNREENRKAVTDTFAKISGDGVLPYQSGLVFRNADLRKSLASVGVGGEPMREQGLRFVRRKHDDGWTYFIVNSSGKDFDGTVSLATTAKSAVLFKPMSGESGVIPFDKGLPLKLAAGESVILRTYREREATGPRFQSLQIAGEPVKLGGTWKVRFLDGGPSLPASYETETLASWTGQEDPAYKNFSGTAIYQNEFDWKGSPEALLDLGEIAATAKVRLNGKEVGRCWSPPHKIRIKGELKDGPNTLEVEVTNLAANRIADLDRRKVPWKSFHEINFVNIDYKPFDASAWSPLPSGLIGPVTMTPLK, translated from the coding sequence ATGAAACCCATCCTGCTCACTCTTCTCTGTCTCTCCCCGCTCGCCCGCGCGAACGATACCCTGTGGCCCGAGCCCACCTTCGAGTCGAAGCCATGGACGCGCTGGTGGTGGCTCGGCAGCGGCGTGGATCAGAAAAATCTCACGATTCAGCTCCAGCAGTTCCGCGATGCCGGGATCGGCGGCGTGGAGATCTGCCCCATCTACGGCGCGAAGGGTTATGAGGACCGTGATCTGACATTCCTCTCCACGGAGTGGACTGCTGCCTATGCGCACACCGCCCACGAAACGGCGCGGCTCGGCATGGGCGTGGATCTCACCACCGGCACCGGCTGGCCCTTCGGGGCGCCATGGGTTGCGGAGGCGGACGCTTCGGCGTCGCTGGAAAACGTGAAGGCGAAAGCCACCGGCGGCAGCCCGATTTCGCTCAAGCTTCCGAAGGGAGAAGTGAAGATCTTTTCCGCATGGCCGGAGACCGGCGAACCGGTCGATCTACGCGGGCAGGTGAAGGATGGCCGCTTGGAATGGACACCCCCCGCCGGCACGTGGCGGCTTCATGGAATCATCGCGAAGCATGGCATCCAGAAAGTGAAGCGCGCCGCCCCCGGGGGAGCCGGCTGGGTGCTCGATCCCTTTTCCCCCCAGTCGATCGGAAACTACCTGAAGCCTTTCGACGAGGCTTTGGATCGGGACAATGTCCCTGAACCGCGCGCTCACTTTCACGACTCCTTCGAATACTACGGTGCTGCGTGGACAGATGATCTCTTTACCCGTTTCCGCGGGCACTGCGGCTACGATCTGGCCGACCAGTTGCCCGCTTTCCAGGGAGAAGGAGATTCAGAAACGGTGGCCCGTGTGCGAGCCGACTACCGGGCCACTTTGAGCGAGCTGCATCGCGAATATTTGGCAAAGTGGCATGATTGGGCAAAGGCCCGCGGCAGCCTCACGCGGAATCAGGCTCATGGCTCTCCGGGCAATCTGTTAGATCACTATGCCGTTGCCGACATCCCGGAGACGGAGATCTTCCGTCATGTGGGTGAAGAGCAGATTCCCATGCTCCAGTTCGCGTCCTCCGCAGCCCACGTCACGGGCAGAAAGCTGGTCTCCGCAGAAACATTCACCTGGCTCGGCGAACACTTCCAGGTGACCCCGGCGCAGTTGAAGGAGGCCGCCGACTTCGTCTGGCTCGGCGGGGTGAATCACATCCTCTTCCATGGCATCCCTTTCACCCCTGAGGATGCGCCGTGGCCTGGCTGGCTTTTCTACGCCTCAACCCACATGGGCCCGAATGGCGGCCTCTGGAAGGACCTTCCTACTTTCAATGGCTACATCGCCCGTTGCCAGACGGCATTGCAATCGGGCAAGCCGGATAGCGACGTGCTGCTCTACTTCCCCGTGCAGGATCTCTGGCATGACGGCGCGGACGGGCTCCCGCTCTTCACCGTCCACAATCAGGACAAATGGCTTCACCCCACCGGCTTCTACCGCAGCGCCATGGAGATGTGGAATCACGGTATTGCCTGTGACTTCGTCTCGGATCGCCTCTTGGAAGAAGCGAGGGTGAAAGACCAGAAGATCGAACTCGGCGGGAACACCTATAAGGCCCTCGTGGTTCCGGATACAAAGTTCATGGCTCCTGCTACGGCGAAGCGCCTGCTCGATCTCACGGCGAAGGGCGTGGTGGTCATCTTCACCTCACCCCCGCCTTCCGAGGCCCCCGGCTATGGAAACCGGGAGGAGAATCGCAAGGCCGTGACGGATACCTTCGCAAAAATCTCGGGAGACGGCGTCCTGCCCTATCAGAGCGGCCTGGTCTTCCGGAATGCGGATCTGAGGAAGAGCCTCGCCAGCGTCGGCGTAGGCGGAGAACCCATGCGCGAGCAAGGACTGCGCTTCGTGCGCCGCAAGCATGACGATGGCTGGACCTACTTCATCGTGAACTCGTCCGGAAAGGACTTCGATGGGACTGTATCTCTCGCCACCACCGCCAAGTCCGCGGTGCTCTTCAAGCCGATGAGCGGCGAAAGCGGGGTCATCCCCTTCGATAAGGGCTTGCCTCTGAAACTCGCCGCGGGCGAATCCGTGATCCTGCGAACCTATCGAGAACGCGAGGCGACAGGCCCGCGCTTCCAATCGCTCCAAATTGCCGGTGAGCCAGTGAAGCTCGGCGGCACATGGAAGGTTCGCTTCCTGGATGGCGGACCGTCTTTGCCCGCCAGCTACGAAACGGAAACCTTGGCTTCATGGACCGGGCAGGAGGATCCGGCATACAAGAACTTCTCCGGCACCGCGATCTATCAGAACGAGTTCGATTGGAAGGGATCACCGGAGGCGCTCCTCGATCTCGGGGAAATCGCCGCCACCGCGAAGGTCCGCCTGAACGGCAAGGAGGTCGGCCGCTGTTGGTCACCACCCCACAAGATCCGGATCAAGGGCGAGCTGAAAGACGGCCCGAACACCTTGGAAGTCGAAGTCACCAACCTCGCCGCCAACCGCATCGCCGATCTCGATCGCCGAAAGGTTCCTTGGAAATCTTTCCATGAGATCAACTTCGTGAACATCGACTACAAGCCCTTCGACGCCTCTGCATGGTCCCCGCTGCCCTCGGGCCTCATTGGACCCGTAACGATGACTCCCCTGAAATAG
- a CDS encoding polysaccharide lyase family protein, with translation MENGRISARIHKATATLSSLKRGDLELLRGGTGYWSLSGGSDKGRVQSFPESVSSSMTKPGGETGEVAIECRYQGTPGTWPVNVSLRYALREGSEGLYVYGIFEHPPELPGFSVGEARYVIKPDGGIFDWFTVDPERSRQMPTGEDWDKGTQLNLKEARRLNTGIHKGKVEHKYGYSALFSDSPAYGWSSSEKKVGLWMVNPSLEYIAGGPTKPELTGHLDVNRGGRPVLLNMWHGSHYGGTSLSVRRDEAWSMVIGPFLLHTNEGNEALSMWKDAMKTTASEAKQWPYAWVDAPLYAAKDRVAVTGKIHVTDHGGSKPGTMWVGLSAPSYEIRSRRGGEKVDWQRDGKNYQYWAKAAKDGSFRLSAVRPGKYVLHAFADGILGEFQRADLAVLEGQPLVLGDVQWTVERSGPTVWEIGIPDRSAREFRNGDRYWLWGHHLKVREEFPNGVDFTIGKSDWKTDWNLCQPLDLDPSGKVLGDSVWKLRFDLKEEAEHRLRIALCGHREGNRLSIVMNGKPIGNSGRLPENGVMHRDGHRGLLTELDFKIPADALKKTGNVLELRLSGEVWHQGVLYDYLRLERAGHDSATGTL, from the coding sequence ATGGAAAACGGCCGGATTTCCGCCCGGATCCACAAGGCCACGGCCACCCTCAGCTCCCTGAAACGCGGCGATCTCGAGCTGCTTCGGGGCGGCACCGGCTACTGGTCCCTCTCCGGCGGCTCGGACAAGGGCCGCGTCCAGTCTTTCCCGGAGTCCGTCAGTTCTTCCATGACCAAGCCAGGTGGCGAGACCGGAGAAGTGGCCATCGAGTGCCGCTACCAAGGTACCCCCGGCACCTGGCCGGTCAATGTCTCCCTCCGCTACGCGCTGCGCGAGGGCTCGGAGGGCCTTTATGTCTACGGCATCTTCGAGCACCCGCCCGAGCTCCCCGGATTCTCCGTCGGCGAGGCCCGCTACGTCATAAAGCCGGATGGCGGAATCTTCGATTGGTTCACGGTCGATCCGGAGCGCTCGCGGCAGATGCCCACCGGGGAGGACTGGGACAAGGGCACCCAGCTCAATCTCAAGGAAGCCCGCCGTCTCAACACCGGGATCCACAAGGGCAAGGTGGAGCACAAGTATGGCTACTCCGCGCTTTTCTCCGACTCCCCTGCCTACGGCTGGTCCTCGTCTGAAAAGAAGGTCGGCCTGTGGATGGTGAATCCCTCGCTGGAATACATCGCCGGAGGCCCCACCAAGCCGGAACTCACCGGCCACCTCGATGTCAATCGCGGTGGCCGTCCCGTGCTGCTGAATATGTGGCACGGCAGCCACTACGGCGGCACCTCGCTCAGCGTCCGTCGCGATGAAGCATGGTCCATGGTGATCGGCCCCTTCCTTCTTCATACCAATGAAGGCAACGAAGCCCTTTCCATGTGGAAGGACGCGATGAAGACCACCGCCAGCGAAGCGAAGCAGTGGCCCTACGCTTGGGTCGATGCCCCTCTCTACGCCGCGAAGGATCGCGTGGCCGTGACGGGAAAGATACACGTAACCGATCACGGTGGCAGCAAGCCGGGCACCATGTGGGTGGGCCTTAGCGCCCCAAGCTACGAGATCCGCTCGCGCCGCGGCGGCGAGAAGGTGGATTGGCAGCGCGATGGCAAAAACTACCAGTACTGGGCAAAGGCGGCCAAGGACGGCAGCTTTCGCTTAAGCGCCGTGCGACCGGGCAAGTATGTGCTGCACGCCTTCGCAGATGGGATTCTCGGCGAGTTCCAGCGCGCGGATCTTGCGGTCCTTGAGGGCCAGCCTTTGGTCCTCGGCGATGTCCAGTGGACCGTCGAGCGCTCCGGCCCCACGGTCTGGGAGATCGGCATCCCGGACCGCAGCGCGCGGGAGTTCCGGAACGGTGATCGCTATTGGCTCTGGGGCCATCATCTCAAGGTCCGCGAGGAGTTCCCGAATGGAGTCGATTTCACGATCGGGAAGAGCGATTGGAAGACGGACTGGAATCTCTGCCAGCCCTTGGACCTCGATCCCTCCGGAAAGGTTCTCGGCGACTCGGTGTGGAAGCTGCGCTTCGACCTGAAGGAGGAAGCCGAGCACCGCTTGCGGATCGCACTCTGCGGACATCGCGAGGGCAACCGGCTGAGCATCGTCATGAATGGCAAGCCCATCGGAAATAGCGGCCGCCTCCCGGAGAATGGCGTGATGCATCGGGATGGCCACCGGGGCCTGCTTACCGAGCTCGATTTCAAGATCCCGGCCGACGCCCTGAAAAAGACCGGCAACGTTTTGGAGCTCCGCCTGAGCGGCGAGGTCTGGCATCAGGGCGTGCTCTATGATTACCTGAGGTTAGAGCGAGCCGGGCATGACAGCGCGACCGGCACGCTCTGA
- a CDS encoding DNA gyrase/topoisomerase IV subunit A: MMHDPDQHASLGAMYKDYFLDYASYVIMERAVPHVNDGLKPVQRRILHSMKELDDGRYNKVANVVGNTMKYHPHGDQSIGDAMVQLGQKDLLIDTQGNWGNTLTGDGAAASRYIEARLTKLALDITFNPKTTEWTPSYDGRNKEPVTLPVKFPLLLAQGVEGIAVGLACKMLPHNFIELIDASVCALRKEPFDLVPDFPTGGIMDATDYRDGLRGGRVRVRARISSEKKGLLRITEIPFGTTTGALMDSIVAAAEKGKIKIAKIEDNTAAHADILVHLPAGVDPDNMRDALYAFTDCELSLSPNACVIADDRPQFLGVTEILKRNAEFTKELLRMELEIRLGELQEKWHFSSLEKIFIENRIYRDIEEQTTWEGVIGAIDKGLKPFKKLLKREVTEEDIVRLTEIRIKRISKFDSFKADEEIKSLEKDIDETEKNLKQLTKYAVRWFEDLKKKYGKGRERKTEISTFDRVDRSQVILATETLYLDDKNGFAGYGLKKETPIEKCSTLDDVIIFGQDSKMRIVKVAEKFFVGPRPMRVAIWKKDEDLIYSMIFRDGKEGPILAKRFRVGGITRDKEYELTRGTPGSRVFYFAVHKSEAESNDQLLIVHIKPALKLRNVSRPFNFGEVQIKGRSSGGNIVTKLQIDRIVRAPKDFDPEVGA; this comes from the coding sequence ATGATGCACGATCCGGACCAGCACGCCTCGCTAGGGGCGATGTACAAGGACTATTTCCTCGACTACGCCTCGTACGTCATCATGGAGCGCGCGGTTCCGCACGTTAATGACGGCTTGAAACCCGTCCAGCGGCGCATCCTCCACTCGATGAAGGAGCTGGACGACGGTCGCTACAACAAGGTGGCGAACGTGGTGGGTAACACGATGAAGTACCACCCGCATGGCGACCAATCGATCGGTGATGCGATGGTGCAACTGGGGCAGAAAGATCTGCTGATCGATACCCAGGGTAACTGGGGCAATACGCTCACCGGCGACGGCGCGGCGGCATCCCGGTATATCGAGGCGCGACTGACCAAGCTGGCGCTGGATATCACCTTCAACCCGAAGACGACCGAGTGGACCCCGTCCTATGACGGTCGCAACAAGGAGCCGGTGACGCTCCCCGTGAAGTTTCCGCTGCTGCTGGCGCAGGGCGTGGAAGGCATCGCGGTGGGCCTCGCCTGCAAGATGCTGCCGCACAATTTCATCGAGCTCATCGATGCTTCGGTTTGCGCCTTGCGCAAGGAGCCCTTCGACCTGGTGCCAGATTTCCCGACGGGCGGTATCATGGATGCCACGGATTACCGCGATGGCTTGCGCGGCGGCCGGGTGCGGGTGCGTGCCCGGATTTCGTCGGAGAAAAAGGGGCTGCTACGGATCACGGAGATCCCCTTTGGCACTACCACGGGGGCTCTGATGGACTCCATCGTGGCGGCGGCGGAAAAAGGGAAGATCAAGATCGCGAAGATCGAGGACAACACTGCGGCGCACGCCGATATCCTGGTGCACCTGCCTGCCGGCGTGGATCCGGACAACATGCGGGACGCGCTGTATGCGTTCACCGATTGCGAGTTGAGCCTCTCGCCCAACGCGTGCGTCATCGCCGATGACAGGCCGCAGTTCCTGGGGGTGACGGAAATCCTGAAGCGCAACGCCGAGTTTACCAAGGAGCTGTTGCGCATGGAGCTGGAGATCCGTCTCGGCGAGCTTCAAGAGAAGTGGCACTTCAGCTCGCTGGAGAAGATTTTCATCGAGAACCGCATCTACCGCGACATCGAAGAGCAGACGACCTGGGAAGGCGTGATCGGCGCCATCGACAAGGGTTTGAAGCCCTTCAAAAAGCTGCTCAAGCGCGAGGTGACGGAGGAAGATATCGTCCGCCTTACCGAAATCCGGATCAAGCGCATCTCAAAGTTTGACTCCTTCAAGGCGGATGAGGAAATCAAATCGCTGGAGAAGGACATCGACGAGACGGAGAAGAATCTCAAGCAGCTCACGAAGTATGCCGTCCGTTGGTTCGAGGATCTGAAGAAGAAATACGGCAAGGGCCGCGAGCGGAAGACGGAGATCTCTACCTTCGACCGCGTGGATCGCAGCCAGGTGATCCTGGCCACCGAGACTCTTTACCTTGACGACAAGAACGGCTTCGCCGGCTACGGGCTGAAGAAGGAGACTCCGATCGAGAAGTGCTCCACGCTGGATGACGTGATCATCTTCGGCCAGGACAGCAAGATGCGGATCGTGAAGGTGGCGGAGAAGTTTTTCGTCGGCCCGCGTCCGATGCGCGTGGCGATCTGGAAGAAGGACGAGGACCTGATCTACTCGATGATTTTCCGCGACGGCAAGGAAGGGCCTATCCTGGCGAAGCGCTTCCGCGTGGGCGGCATCACCCGCGACAAGGAATACGAATTGACCCGTGGCACGCCTGGCAGCCGGGTCTTCTACTTCGCCGTGCACAAGAGCGAGGCGGAGAGCAACGATCAATTGCTGATCGTGCACATCAAGCCGGCGCTGAAGCTGCGGAATGTGAGCCGCCCCTTCAATTTCGGAGAGGTGCAGATCAAGGGCCGCAGCAGCGGCGGGAACATCGTCACGAAGCTGCAGATCGACCGGATTGTACGGGCGCCGAAGGATTTCGATCCGGAAGTGGGAGCGTGA
- a CDS encoding DmsC/YnfH family molybdoenzyme membrane anchor subunit: MSSLLQRLPAPPAAKKQAAPSHEVRTLIDDLIAEQKTLQTPIARYSDYHDREPDLAPHYRTLIPLSKPGEGEQYAFEVSLDRCTGCKACVSACHSLNGLDDDEAWRDVGMIHGGRKTPGWQQTITTACHHCEDPGCMNGCPVGAYEKDPDTGIVRHLDDQCIGCSYCILKCPFDVPKYSKKRGIVRKCDMCHQRLAEGEAPACVQACPTEAIRIVKVAVSKEPKAESSKKESISTIPAPRFLPGAPDPSITRPTTRYVGRDVPESAVAADRENLVPEHAHWPLVLMLMLTQAGVGLLAGGLGNTAATLAAAGLFFAGMGASVLHLGQPLKAWRFFLGLRTSWLSREILAFSMFAPIPIVVAALPFLPDFPFKDLITVAATRSVLPIGLIAVFTSVMIYHDTHRASWRFSITAARFFGTVATFGTLGLLLAKPSAWSMLFFAAAVIAKMIPELRIIRLADDRNAEWSTDLHTARLQRGPLNTSLDGRFLIAFTAIAVALVNPWAALPLLLISELFERQLFFQSVYAPKMPGSFGPKRHH, translated from the coding sequence TTGTCTTCCCTTCTTCAACGTCTGCCTGCGCCTCCTGCTGCGAAGAAGCAGGCCGCTCCAAGCCATGAGGTGCGGACCTTGATCGATGACCTCATCGCGGAGCAGAAGACCTTGCAAACCCCGATCGCCCGTTACTCCGACTACCACGACCGGGAACCGGACCTGGCACCGCACTACCGGACCTTGATCCCTCTCAGCAAGCCGGGCGAAGGCGAGCAGTATGCCTTCGAGGTCTCGCTCGACCGTTGCACCGGTTGCAAGGCCTGCGTCTCCGCCTGCCACTCGCTCAATGGCCTGGACGACGATGAAGCATGGCGCGATGTCGGGATGATCCACGGTGGTCGCAAGACCCCCGGTTGGCAGCAGACCATCACCACCGCCTGCCATCACTGCGAGGATCCCGGGTGCATGAATGGCTGCCCCGTGGGTGCCTACGAAAAGGACCCGGACACCGGCATTGTCCGCCACTTGGACGACCAATGCATCGGCTGCTCCTACTGCATTCTCAAGTGCCCCTTCGACGTGCCGAAGTACTCGAAGAAGCGCGGCATCGTCCGCAAGTGCGACATGTGCCACCAGCGCCTCGCCGAAGGTGAAGCACCGGCCTGCGTCCAAGCTTGCCCGACTGAGGCGATCCGCATCGTCAAGGTAGCGGTGAGCAAGGAGCCAAAAGCAGAGAGTTCGAAAAAAGAGTCCATCTCCACGATCCCAGCTCCACGCTTCCTCCCCGGCGCACCGGACCCATCGATCACCCGCCCCACCACCCGCTACGTTGGCCGAGACGTGCCGGAAAGCGCCGTGGCCGCAGACCGCGAGAACCTAGTACCCGAACACGCCCACTGGCCCCTCGTGCTCATGCTCATGCTTACCCAGGCTGGCGTCGGTCTTCTCGCGGGCGGCCTCGGAAACACCGCGGCGACTTTGGCTGCGGCTGGCCTCTTCTTCGCAGGCATGGGTGCCTCCGTCCTTCACCTCGGACAGCCCCTCAAGGCATGGCGATTCTTCCTTGGCCTCCGGACTTCCTGGCTCTCCCGGGAGATTCTCGCCTTCTCGATGTTCGCGCCGATCCCCATCGTCGTCGCTGCACTCCCTTTCCTACCCGACTTCCCCTTCAAGGACCTCATCACCGTGGCGGCGACTCGCTCCGTGTTGCCGATCGGATTGATCGCGGTCTTCACCAGCGTGATGATCTATCACGACACACATCGCGCTTCATGGCGCTTCTCCATCACCGCCGCGCGCTTCTTCGGCACCGTCGCAACCTTCGGCACCCTCGGCCTGCTCCTTGCCAAACCCTCCGCGTGGTCGATGCTCTTCTTCGCCGCCGCAGTCATCGCGAAGATGATTCCCGAACTCCGCATCATCCGCCTCGCCGATGATCGGAATGCGGAATGGTCCACCGATCTCCACACCGCTCGCCTCCAGCGCGGCCCGCTGAATACCTCGCTGGACGGCCGCTTCCTCATCGCCTTCACCGCCATCGCCGTGGCCCTTGTAAATCCATGGGCAGCCCTGCCCCTGCTGCTGATCTCGGAGCTCTTCGAGCGCCAGCTCTTCTTCCAATCGGTCTACGCCCCCAAGATGCCCGGAAGCTTCGGCCCCAAGCGTCACCATTGA